A section of the Nitrospinota bacterium genome encodes:
- the trkA gene encoding Trk system potassium transporter TrkA, translated as MRVIIIGAGEVGSSIADILSKENNDVLIIEKNEEIVKEFMSSSVDAQIIRSDAISPMVLEEAGIKETKMLIAVTDVDETNIVACLLAKEYDVPLKIARIRNPELSAKNFFIPHDKFGIDLLINPDQIIAQEIKSLIKMPGATNLFDFADGLVKLIGFKVNQDAPITNKTLKELRDFSPDISFLVVAIIRNESLIIPKGNEKINVDDQLFVIAKSESTESILRLLGKTPNQINKRIIIVGGGRLGRTIALTLEKEDLSITLIEKDKDKCQLLVSQSENILVLNGDGRDEDLLVQEGIKDTDIFIAATNDEETNLLTSLLAKHHKVKTTMAIINKKEYFPLLPSVGIDAPISPKQFTADAILKYVRRGRILSLATISETQAETLEMVAPPFSKIINTPLKKLKLPSGALIGAIVHGKDVFIPIGDDIIQPDDRVIIFAIPSAISSIEKLFEG; from the coding sequence TTGAGAGTAATCATAATAGGTGCTGGAGAGGTTGGATCGAGCATAGCGGATATTTTATCAAAAGAAAACAATGACGTCTTAATCATCGAAAAGAATGAAGAAATTGTAAAAGAATTTATGAGCAGCTCTGTAGATGCTCAGATAATTCGCTCAGATGCTATCAGTCCTATGGTTTTGGAAGAAGCGGGTATTAAAGAGACAAAAATGCTCATCGCTGTAACAGATGTTGATGAAACGAATATCGTAGCCTGTCTATTGGCCAAGGAATATGATGTTCCCCTAAAGATTGCTCGAATAAGAAATCCTGAATTATCTGCCAAAAACTTTTTCATTCCTCATGATAAATTCGGAATTGATCTCCTCATCAACCCTGATCAAATCATCGCTCAAGAGATTAAGTCTCTGATAAAAATGCCAGGGGCTACAAATCTTTTTGATTTTGCCGATGGTCTGGTAAAACTCATCGGATTTAAAGTTAATCAGGATGCCCCTATAACAAACAAGACCTTAAAGGAGCTTAGAGACTTTTCTCCTGATATCTCTTTTTTAGTTGTGGCAATCATAAGAAATGAGTCATTGATTATTCCAAAAGGAAACGAAAAGATTAACGTTGACGATCAATTGTTTGTTATTGCGAAATCAGAATCAACTGAATCTATTCTTCGCCTCTTGGGAAAAACACCCAATCAAATTAACAAAAGGATCATCATCGTTGGTGGTGGAAGATTAGGCCGTACGATTGCCCTTACCCTAGAAAAAGAAGATCTTTCCATCACCCTCATTGAAAAAGATAAAGACAAATGTCAGCTTCTTGTATCTCAATCAGAAAATATTCTTGTTTTGAATGGAGATGGACGAGACGAAGACCTATTAGTACAAGAAGGGATAAAAGATACAGATATATTCATTGCGGCCACAAACGACGAAGAAACAAATCTTTTAACATCTCTGTTAGCAAAACACCATAAGGTCAAAACCACAATGGCCATAATCAATAAGAAGGAATATTTCCCTTTACTACCATCCGTAGGTATCGATGCGCCTATAAGTCCAAAACAATTTACCGCCGATGCGATATTAAAATATGTAAGAAGAGGAAGAATTCTCTCTTTAGCTACTATCTCTGAGACTCAGGCAGAAACCCTAGAAATGGTGGCACCTCCTTTCTCTAAGATTATCAATACCCCTTTAAAGAAATTAAAACTTCCATCCGGTGCACTCATTGGAGCCATTGTTCATGGAAAAGATGTATTTATCCCTATTGGCGACGATATTATTCAACCAGATGACAGGGTCATTATCTTTGCAATCCCCTCAGCGATATCAAGTATCGAAAAACTATTCGAAGGCTAA
- a CDS encoding DUF4416 family protein produces the protein MGKIKYPFPVKLIVGLIFKDEEVLRMTKEKLIKRLGKMDFESQLISFNFTTYYEKEMGEGLKRQFLSFEPLMKIENLPKIKIETNEVEKEFNFPNTPNRMVNIDPGYVAPEKLILATTKNYDHRPYLDNGIYAELTYRFYKGSFRTFEWTYPDYKSPESIEIFNEIRKIYMKQLRAAQQKECITQ, from the coding sequence ATGGGCAAGATAAAATATCCTTTTCCAGTAAAATTGATTGTTGGTTTGATATTCAAAGATGAAGAAGTCTTGAGAATGACGAAAGAGAAACTTATCAAAAGATTAGGAAAGATGGACTTTGAAAGTCAATTAATTTCCTTTAATTTCACCACTTATTATGAAAAAGAGATGGGGGAAGGTCTTAAAAGACAATTCCTAAGCTTTGAGCCTTTAATGAAGATAGAAAATCTCCCAAAGATAAAAATAGAAACAAATGAGGTAGAAAAGGAGTTTAATTTTCCCAATACCCCTAACAGAATGGTGAATATCGATCCAGGATATGTTGCCCCAGAAAAATTAATCCTCGCCACAACAAAGAATTACGACCATAGACCCTATCTTGATAACGGAATCTATGCTGAACTCACCTACAGATTTTATAAGGGAAGCTTTCGAACTTTCGAATGGACATATCCAGATTATAAATCTCCTGAATCTATTGAAATTTTTAATGAAATTCGCAAAATATATATGAAGCAACTAAGGGCAGCGCAGCAAAAAGAATGTATAACTCAATAA
- a CDS encoding acylphosphatase, with amino-acid sequence MEKARVNIIVTGIVQMVGFRYNTVSKASQLDIKGWVRNNRNGSVEIIAEGKREDVEELVKWCHKGPSGAVVKSVDYNWLDYVGDFKDFSINF; translated from the coding sequence TTGGAAAAGGCCAGAGTCAATATTATCGTTACTGGTATAGTACAAATGGTGGGTTTCAGATATAATACCGTTAGTAAAGCTTCTCAATTAGATATCAAAGGATGGGTAAGAAATAATAGGAATGGCTCCGTTGAAATTATTGCTGAGGGAAAACGAGAAGATGTTGAAGAATTGGTTAAGTGGTGCCATAAAGGTCCATCGGGTGCTGTGGTGAAAAGTGTGGATTATAATTGGTTGGATTATGTAGGAGACTTCAAAGATTTTTCTATAAACTTTTAA
- the pyrF gene encoding orotidine-5'-phosphate decarboxylase gives MMRFKPKDRIILALDTDNLDQAKKLVLMLKDYIKIFKVGNQLFTRFGQEIIKILKNNDCYIFLDLKFHDIPNTVARAGEEVMKLGVFMFNIHTLGGSSMMKECVASCKRLAETEGLQCPYIIGVTILTSIDQKDLFNLGFNRKIKDQVLNLASSAKEAGLDGVVASPNEVRDIKQLCGKDFLTVVPGIRPSWALKDDHQRLSTPAKAFEEGADYIVIGRPITAAKDPIEATLKIYEEIEALEQRL, from the coding sequence ATGATGAGGTTTAAACCAAAAGATAGAATTATCCTTGCATTGGATACAGATAACCTAGATCAGGCAAAAAAACTTGTGTTAATGCTTAAGGATTATATAAAGATTTTTAAAGTCGGTAATCAACTTTTTACACGATTTGGTCAAGAAATTATTAAAATCTTAAAAAATAATGATTGCTATATTTTTCTCGATCTTAAATTTCATGATATCCCGAATACCGTTGCAAGGGCAGGAGAGGAAGTAATGAAATTAGGGGTTTTTATGTTCAATATCCATACACTGGGCGGATCTTCCATGATGAAGGAATGCGTTGCTTCATGCAAGAGATTAGCTGAAACAGAGGGTTTACAATGTCCCTATATAATTGGAGTAACCATCCTAACAAGTATTGACCAAAAAGACTTGTTTAATTTGGGATTTAATCGTAAAATTAAAGACCAGGTTTTAAATTTGGCCTCTTCAGCAAAAGAGGCAGGTTTAGACGGAGTTGTTGCTTCCCCAAATGAAGTGAGGGATATAAAACAGCTCTGCGGAAAAGATTTTTTAACAGTGGTTCCAGGAATAAGACCTTCATGGGCTCTTAAAGACGATCATCAAAGACTCTCTACACCTGCAAAGGCTTTTGAAGAAGGAGCTGATTATATAGTTATTGGACGACCAATAACAGCGGCAAAAGATCCAATTGAAGCTACTCTAAAGATTTACGAAGAAATTGAAGCGCTTGAACAAAGATTATAA
- the tatC gene encoding twin-arginine translocase subunit TatC: MTKTTKNIENEKMPFTQHLEELRKRLIIIFISIGFGFILTYFLSHKIILILKIPLGQDLIFISPTEAFFVNLKVALFASLFLTIPITLYQLWKFVSPGLLEKEKKHTLPFVVFSTIMFVIGGMFAYYLILPFGIKFLLAYGTNGIKPMLSLGNYISFTTKLILAFGIVFELPLVLLFLTKIGIVTPKFLTRNRKYAILLIFIIAALLTPPDVFTQILMALPLIVLYEVSILLSKLVYKKKGDDEV, encoded by the coding sequence ATGACAAAGACAACCAAGAACATAGAAAATGAAAAGATGCCCTTCACCCAACATCTCGAGGAACTAAGGAAGAGGCTTATTATTATATTTATCTCAATTGGCTTTGGTTTTATCCTCACTTATTTCCTTTCACATAAAATCATCCTAATATTAAAAATACCATTGGGTCAGGATCTCATATTTATTTCACCTACAGAGGCATTTTTTGTAAATCTTAAGGTAGCTCTTTTCGCCAGTCTTTTCTTAACTATTCCAATAACCCTTTATCAACTATGGAAGTTCGTTTCACCTGGCCTGCTGGAAAAGGAAAAGAAGCATACATTGCCTTTTGTAGTATTTTCTACCATTATGTTTGTAATCGGAGGAATGTTTGCCTACTATTTAATCCTTCCTTTTGGCATAAAATTTCTCTTAGCCTATGGAACGAATGGAATCAAACCTATGTTGTCTTTAGGCAACTATATCTCATTTACAACAAAGCTAATCTTGGCCTTTGGAATCGTGTTTGAATTGCCCTTGGTTTTATTATTCCTTACGAAGATCGGTATAGTTACACCAAAGTTTTTAACAAGAAATAGAAAATATGCCATTTTACTTATATTTATAATAGCTGCGCTCCTTACTCCTCCCGATGTCTTTACACAGATTCTCATGGCACTACCTTTGATAGTTCTTTATGAGGTAAGTATCCTCTTATCAAAATTAGTTTATAAGAAGAAAGGTGATGATGAGGTTTAA
- the tatA gene encoding twin-arginine translocase TatA/TatE family subunit, with protein MFGLGMPELIVILIIALIILGPSKLPDIARALGRGFAEFKRATDEFQDTLKVDIDEEVNSYETNNKALPDEVKKDTEDNDKDNQEHRK; from the coding sequence ATGTTCGGTCTTGGGATGCCAGAGTTAATCGTTATACTGATCATTGCTTTAATTATTCTCGGTCCTAGCAAATTACCTGATATTGCTAGGGCACTAGGGAGAGGATTTGCAGAATTTAAAAGGGCAACAGACGAATTCCAAGATACATTGAAAGTCGATATTGATGAAGAAGTAAATAGCTATGAAACTAATAATAAAGCCCTTCCTGATGAAGTAAAGAAAGATACAGAAGATAATGACAAAGACAACCAAGAACATAGAAAATGA
- a CDS encoding response regulator, whose amino-acid sequence MNMPNKNGFAKLLVVDDDDLVLQGFKSVLSGEGYEVDEVNSGRAALKLIRRDRFDLVLVDLMMEGIDGLGVLREVKKKSPDTVVVIVTGYESIESILEAMRWGAYDYLIKPCSEIDLKMTIRRGLEKQRIERKLVGAERLAAITKTALATNHKISSPLETIVLETELLLRKGDEFDEKGKERLEAILQEAFRIKDIMKKMSHITEPVISEYMDSVKMVDMGRSKTTFHSLKEGGKKK is encoded by the coding sequence ATGAATATGCCTAACAAGAATGGTTTTGCTAAGTTATTGGTTGTTGATGATGATGATTTAGTATTACAGGGTTTTAAGAGTGTATTGAGTGGAGAGGGATATGAAGTGGATGAGGTTAATAGCGGAAGAGCGGCTCTTAAGTTGATAAGGAGGGATCGTTTTGACCTGGTTTTGGTTGATCTCATGATGGAGGGTATTGATGGTTTAGGAGTATTGCGAGAGGTGAAGAAGAAAAGTCCGGATACGGTGGTAGTTATAGTCACGGGATATGAGTCGATTGAAAGTATTCTGGAGGCGATGCGTTGGGGTGCATATGATTATCTTATCAAGCCTTGTTCTGAGATAGATTTAAAGATGACGATAAGGAGGGGTTTAGAGAAGCAAAGGATAGAGAGGAAGTTGGTAGGGGCGGAGAGGTTAGCTGCGATAACGAAAACGGCTTTAGCGACAAATCATAAGATAAGCAGCCCTTTAGAAACGATAGTTTTGGAGACGGAGTTATTATTAAGGAAAGGTGATGAATTTGATGAGAAGGGGAAAGAGAGATTAGAGGCTATATTGCAGGAAGCATTTAGGATAAAGGATATAATGAAGAAGATGTCTCATATAACCGAGCCTGTTATTAGCGAATATATGGATAGTGTAAAAATGGTGGATATGGGGAGATCTAAAACAACTTTTCATTCCCTTAAGGAGGGCGGTAAAAAGAAGTAA